CCTCCAGAGCATCCGCCAGGAGGAAACCCTGTTCCAGATCGAAACCGAAGGGATCGAACCCCTTCTCCTGCGGGCGAGGGAAATCGAACGGTTGGTCACGGAGACCCTCGAACCGAAGGAAGCCGATTGGCTCAACTGGTTCGAGAAGCGCAAACGCGGCATCATGTTCTACGCCTCTCCGCTGGATGTCAGCGAAGATTTGAAAGGCCGCCTCTACCAGAAATGTCCGCGGGTGCTCCTCACATCGGCGACGCTCGCCGCAGCGGGCAACTTCGATTATGCCGCCGCCCGCCTCGGCCTGCCCGAAAACGCCCTGAAAGGGATCTTCCCATCCCATTTCGACTTCAAGCGGCAGGCCCTGCTCTATGTTCCGGCGGATCTCCCCGCACCCGGCCACCCGCGTTTCAGCGAGGCCGCCGGGGAGCGCATCCTCGAAATCCTGGGGCTCAGCAAAGGCCGGGCCCTGGTCCTTTTCACCAGCTACCAGAACCTCTTCAACGTGCATCGCCACCTGCAGGATAAACTGCCCTTCACCCTGCTCAAACAGGGAGACGCACCCCGCTCCACCCTCCTCGAAACCTTCCGGGAAGACATCCACTCCATCCTCCTGGCCACGGGATCCTTCTGGCAGGGGGTCGATGTCCCGGGTGAGGCCCTGAGCTGCCTGATCGTCGACAAACTCCCCTTCAGCTCACCTGGAGACCCCCTGGTGGCCGCCCGGATCACCCATCTGCAGGAGCAGGGGAAAAACGCCTTTATGTCCTACCAGGTTCCCGAGGCCGTCCTCGCCCTCAAACAAGGCCTGGGGCGCCTTATCCGGACCAATACGGATAGAGGTGTCATGGCGATCCTCGATGTGCGCCTGAGACACGCCCGCTACGGCGGGATCTTTCTGGAAAGCCTGCCGCCCGTGCCCGTGACGGCGTGCATCGAAGATATCGCGGATTTCTACGGCCGCGAGCCGAAGGCTGGGAAGGAGCAGTCCGTATCGGCGCCGGGAAAGCGGAACAGCCTCGATAGCGGCACCGAAAAAGGTTGATTCCCGGCCGCCGTTCCATCACAATCGCCCGCATTCATACGGAGCGGGATCCGGCGCCGGCGGCCGAAACCCCGCAGCACACTTCAGTTCAGCGAGAAAGGAGCCCCGAACCATGTCCCCGAAACACTGGGAAGTGCTGTCGAGCATCCTGGACAGATCCTATCGCGTGTTCAGCATCCGGACCGACCGCGCACGCTCTCCCCGCACCGCAAAGGCCCATGATTTCTTCGTGCTGGAATCCTCGGCCTGGGTCAACATCATCCCCCTCACGTCCAACGGCGAGGTCGTGCTCATCCGCCAGTACCGGCACGGCATCCGCGACGTCACGCTGGAGATACCGGGCGGACTCGTAGAGGCCGGCGACACCCCCGAAACCGCGGCCCTCAGGGAACTGCGCGAAGAGACCGGTTATCATGCCGGGAAGGCCGTCGAACTCGGAACGGTGCACCCGAACCCGGCCATCCAGAACAATATCTGCTACACCTATCTGGCCAACGATGTCATTCCGGCGGGGCATCAGGAACAAGACGACAAGGAGGACATCCAGGTCCTGCTCAAACCGATCGAGGAAGTGCCCGCCCTCATCCGGCAGGGCGCGATCACCCACGCCCTGGTCCTGGCCGCCTTCTACCGGTATTTCATGGAATACAAGCGCATGTGACAAGGAGCCTTCGTCGCAGCACAAAGAGGCCTTTCCCGATGCAGGTCAATCCAGGTCTACCGGCGTACCGCACTGATTGCAGCGTTTGGCGCCGCGGAACAATCGATGGCCGCAGGCCGGGCAGTGGTAACGGGCCTCTTCTTCGGCCACCCACTTTTCGGTGCCGTGCTTTCGCCAGTAGGGGATGGCCCGAAGCATGACCTTCCGGCCCACCGGCATGGGAAATTCGTCGATCAGACGGCAGGGGAACGCGTCGCACTGATGACAGCCCGTGTACCCCTTTTCGCGGGTGCAGGCCTTGATGGCGCATTCGCGGCAGAAGAGGAAAGGATCGTCCGAAAGGCAGCCTTTGCAGCGGATGTCGTCCGCCGACAGGTTCCCGCTGTCCGGCAGCTTGCCCTTGTAGACGTCCACCAGCCGCTCCTTGAATTTGCGGTTCCCGTCCCGTTCGGCGTACAGGATGGCGCATACCCCGCAGTAGAGGCCGCAGGGTGCAAGATATTCAGGATTGATCTCCACCATTTTTCCCTCCTTCTCAGGCCGTCGAACCGCTCCGGGCCGGAGCGGCGCCACGGCCCTCAGCTGAGAAACTGTTCCCGGAGATCCGGTCTCATTCTGTAAAACCGGATTCCCCGCCGGTCATGCGCGGCAGAACCGCCGGACCGGAAAAGCCTTTATTTCTCGTTCTTCACCTTTTAATATGGGTGAGGGCTTGTCGAAGCGTTTTCACTTGGAAATGCCCTCTTTTGCCGATCTCGCCGTCAAGCTGTACGTTTGCTTGGGATTGGATCTATAGGCTGCATCCGTGCCACGGATTGCTTATATGGATATTGGCAGGCAACCCTCCTTTCCGGATCGGAGGCCGGCTTCCACCGGGAAATCATTTCCGTATGAACATCCAGAACAATAGGTTTTGTATCGACTGCTTATTTTAAGATATCACAACGACACCGCAATCGAAAAGATGAGGGAGCCGCGTTCCTGATCCACCCGGCAAGGTGGTGGGAAAACAGAACGCACCCGATCTGCGAAGGCCCCGCAGGATTGGGCTGGAATCCGGAGCAGGAACCTTAAAGCGCCCGTGGGGAAAGGATCGCTTCGGCAAACACCGATGGACGAGCGGCCTGGGGAAAGTTCGGGGTCCCCGGTCCAACCTCGAGAGGGGCTTATGAAACTGAAGATCCGTCTATGCATCGCTTGGTTCCTGCTCACGGCATGTCTCGCCGTCGCTGCCGGTTGTGCAACGGTGATTTCCCGCGAGGCGCTCCAGAGCGCGGACCGTTCCTTGCCCTTCTCGACACTCGCAGCCGATCCCGGCGCTTTTTCGGGCACCACGGTGATTCTGGGCGGACAGGTCGTCGAAACGAAAAATCTTCCGGGCAAAAGTCTCATTTTCGTTGTTCAGCGGGCTATCGACAGCCGGCAGAAACCCAAACCGGACAGCGAATCGAGGGGGCGCTTTCTCATTTCGGTGGAAGGCTTCCTGGACCCTGCCATCTACCGTGCAGGGAGATGGATCACGGTGGTCGGCACCGTCGCCGGGAGCGAAACGCGCCCCCTGGGGGAGATTCAATACACCTATCCGGTCATCGCAGAACGCGAACATCATCTCTGGCCCGTGAAGGGCGTTGCCCCCGATGCCCAAATTCATTTCGGAATCGGGATCGGCTTCGGTTTTTAAACAGCGTCCACGTGGTGTCCGGTCCAGCGCCAAGGCCTGTATCGTGCCGCAAGCCCCTGACGATCGATTGGATCTTTCATCATTATTTTTTGGAGGAGACAGGATATGTTGGATGATATCAAGAAAGGTTTATTGGCCGGTCTCGGCATGGTGTTCCTCACCAAGGACAAGATCGAAGAAACTGCGCGCAAGATGGTGGACGAGGCCCGCATGAGCAAAGAGGACGCCCGGCGGCTCACGGACGAATTGCTGGAAACCGGTGAAAAGCAATGGTCCAGGATCGAGGAAAACATCACGGAAACCGTCCACAAGGGGCTCCGGAACCTCGATGTGGGCAGCCGCAAGGAGTTGGACGAACTGAAATCGCGCGTCCAGAACCTCGAAGAGAGGGTGAGTCTGCTCGAGGCGGCAAAGGACCCGATCGAGGGGTGATTCTTGGAAATCAAGACGCTGACCAACCTCGGGCGGTTCAAAGATATCGTCCTCACATTGCTGAACTACGGCTTTGTCGACCTCGTCGACCGGCTGGATCTCCCGGGCAAAAAGCTCCTCCCGAAATCCAGCCGCCGGGAACTTGAGCTCGGCACGTGGGAGCGGATCCGCCGCGCCATGGAAGACCTCGGACCGACCTTCGTCAAGTTCGGTCAGATCATGAGCCTCCGGCCCGATCTTCTACCCGGCCCCCTGATCGAAGAACTGCGGAAATTGCAGGATGAGGTCCCGCCCGAGAAGCCCTCCGACATCCGCAAGGTGATCGAAAAGGCGCTCGGGTCGCCGCTTGAGCAGGTCTTTCTTTCATTCGAGACCGAACCGATCGCCGCCGCGAGTCTCTCCCAGGTTCATCGTGCCCTCCTGCGCGACAGCCGGAGGGTGGTCGCGATCAAGGTGCAACGGCCCGGCATTCGATCGAAAATCGAGAAAGACCTGGACATTCTCGCCTACCTCCTCGGCCGGCTGAACGAGCGCGTGGAAGAGATCCGCCTTTACGATCTGCCGGGCCTGCTCAAAACCACCAGGCGGAATCTCCTGCGCGAACTGGATTTTCTGAGAGAGGCCCGCGCCATGCAGATCGCCCGGGCGCAGCTTTCCGGCATGCCCGGGGTGTACATTCCCGAACCTGTATCGAAATACTGCACCGAGCGCCTGCTCGTAATGGATTTCGTCCGCGGCAAAAAGCTCAAAGAGCTTCCTGCCGAACACATCGAAGAAGCGGAAAACCTGGCGAAGCTCGGCTTGAGGATCACGATCAGCCAAATCCTCGAGCATGGTTTTTTCCATGCCGATCCCCACCCGGGAAACCTTCTCGTCAGGGAAGGGAAGGAACTATGCCTCCTGGACTGGGGAATGGTGGGGAGGCTGACGGACCAAGACCGCTTCGACCTCATCGACCTGGTCCGTTCGGTCGCCGAAAAAGACAGCAAGCGGCTGCTGGACACCCTCCTCCTGATCACGTCGATCGAGGGGACCTTCGATCAGCGCGCCCTTGAAAGGGACCTCCTCGACATCCTGGACGCCTACACGTCCGTCCCCCTCCAGGAAATCAACATCGGGCAGGCTTTGCTGGACATCACCGCCCTTTTGCGGGAGTACCGTCTGCGCGTGCCGAGCGACCTCGCCGTCATGATCAAGGCCCTGGTCACCGCTGAAGGAACCGCCCGCATCCTCTATCCCGACTTGAACATCATCCCGGAGATCGAAGACCAGGTCCGGCGTCTGGCTGTAGAACGCTACCACCCGGGGTTCCTCTGGAAAAACCTCCGCAGCACTGCAGGCCACCTTTTGAGCCTCCACCGCAACCTCCCGAGCCATCTCTCGCAGATCGTCGACAAGGTCAACCGCGGGGATCTCAGCATCCGTTTCGAACACGAAAACCTTGGAAGCCTCAGGAAAACGTTGGAAAACATATTCAATCGTCTGACGCTCGGTGTCATCCTGGCTGCGATGATCATCGGCTCTTCCATGATCATCACAACCGGCGTCAAACCGTTTCTCTTCGGATACCCCGCGCTGGGGGTCATCGGCTACATCATCTCAGGGGTCCTGGGGCTCTGGCTGGTGTTCAATATCCTGCGTACCCGCCGCTTCTGAGCGGGGCCTTCCGGCATGGAGGAGTGCATCTTGGAATATTCCGCGCGCCCATCAACCCGTAAAAACAGTCGGCACATCGCATTCCCAGCGGTTTTGCCGCTCATGCTCCTCTTCCTCCTGGCCTTTGCAGGCAGCGCGAAAGCCGATGATCAACGCCCCCAAATCCTTCTTTCTGCGGTCGGCGACAGCCTCACCCAAGGGACCATGGACGCCGCCAACCATGCCTTCAGCACCTGGAATGCCTACCTCCACCGGATATCCGAATCCCTGGCGCAGGTGAGCATCCCGATTTTTTCAGAGCCGGTGCTGAACCTTTCCGGGAGACGTCTTTTCCCTTTCCGCATCCCGACGAACCTCGGCGTCGACGGTGCGGACATCTTTTCCATTGAAGGCATCGAGTACTACAAGCGGGTGGGTGCCGAAGACTCTTTCCTGAGCCCTTCCCGCCTCTGCGACAAAAAGCTCCCTCAGGGGTTGACGGACGCCTACGACAAAGTCCTTTACCCTCTGAACCTCCTGGCCGGCCAACCGGTCTCCCAAATAGACGCCTTGCGGGTGCTCCTCGATCGCCTGGCGGCTGACGAGAGCTCTTCAGCGCATGCCCTGGTGATCTTCTGGGCCGGAAACAACGACTCCAGCTTGGCCACCCTGGGGACCGGGGGGGCTAACCCTGTCTTTCTCCCCTTCCCGTTCGACCTGATCGCGCCGCAGCTCTCACCGGGCCTGCGCGCCCTCCTGGACTTTGGCCAGACGACAGGCGTGCTCCGCTTCGATCCGTACACAGTGGATGCCATCGAGAGGAATCTGACCGAAGAGGACGATTTCGCGAACCAATACCGCCACATCCTCTCCCGCCTGCAGGAGGACAGCCTTCTGCCCCCGGAGCGCCGATCCATCTTCTGCCTGACCCTCCCTTACTACAGCGCTGTGGGGTATCTCTTCGATTCCGAGGATATCGAATATTACCTCAGGAAGATCGACCCCGGCTATACGGTGCCGCCCACCTTTTCCCGCGTAGCGGCGCCGGGCGAACCCGTTGCGGATTTCACCCGGGGGGATCGGATATCCCTATTCACCTTCGGTTTCATGTACATGCTTCTCCACACCGGCTACTCGGCGGACTACGTCAATCAGGCCCTCGAGATCGGCGGCATCCAGAATGACGGCCTCGTCCTCTCTGAAGCAGAGCAGCGGTTGATCATGGAGCGGGTCGACGGCTTCAACCGGGCCGTTCTCGGCGCTGCGGCGGAAGCCGGTCCCTCGGTGCAGGTACTGGATATCGGAGGGGCTTTGAGCGCGGTGCTGACAGGGGAAACTCCCATCGAGATCGACGGCCGCATCCTGAACCGCAAATGGTCGCGCGGCGGCAGTTTCTGCCTCGACGGCGTTCATCCCGGCTTCACGGGCCACGCGCTCATCGCCAACCAGATCCTCGAAAGCCTGAACGAACGTTTCGGACTGGCCGCGCCGCTGCACGACCTCAAGGCCGTTATGCTGACAGACCCTTACGTTGACAACGATGAAGACGGATGGGTCCCGGGTCCTGCTTATAAACCAGCGGGTCTGACC
The nucleotide sequence above comes from Desulfatiglans anilini DSM 4660. Encoded proteins:
- a CDS encoding Slp family lipoprotein — translated: MKLKIRLCIAWFLLTACLAVAAGCATVISREALQSADRSLPFSTLAADPGAFSGTTVILGGQVVETKNLPGKSLIFVVQRAIDSRQKPKPDSESRGRFLISVEGFLDPAIYRAGRWITVVGTVAGSETRPLGEIQYTYPVIAEREHHLWPVKGVAPDAQIHFGIGIGFGF
- a CDS encoding ATP-dependent DNA helicase, yielding MNPKDYTIEGVLGPHGLLARNLPGFEFRSVQMDMALLIQEALQKNLPAIIEAGTGTGKTFGYLTPLILSGRKAVISTGTKNLQEQIFQRDLPRLLAATGLRADAVMMKGRKNYLCLHRYHQRFVQSALPAPEAFDVRGRLEAWIRRTSFADREELPWMADQDTLWDSLSAGSDQCLGSECLFLDQCFLGRLRSRAAESRLIIVNHHLFFADMKVKEGGFGEIIPRFEAVVFDEAHHVEEVATAAFGERLSTAQMLEWAADFEEIVAASVKRPPTNLLMLLQRFRAAVGGIEQALEGFSDRERIAPDLLAHLKAGPGREIRRCLQSIRQEETLFQIETEGIEPLLLRAREIERLVTETLEPKEADWLNWFEKRKRGIMFYASPLDVSEDLKGRLYQKCPRVLLTSATLAAAGNFDYAAARLGLPENALKGIFPSHFDFKRQALLYVPADLPAPGHPRFSEAAGERILEILGLSKGRALVLFTSYQNLFNVHRHLQDKLPFTLLKQGDAPRSTLLETFREDIHSILLATGSFWQGVDVPGEALSCLIVDKLPFSSPGDPLVAARITHLQEQGKNAFMSYQVPEAVLALKQGLGRLIRTNTDRGVMAILDVRLRHARYGGIFLESLPPVPVTACIEDIADFYGREPKAGKEQSVSAPGKRNSLDSGTEKG
- a CDS encoding DUF3795 domain-containing protein, translated to MVEINPEYLAPCGLYCGVCAILYAERDGNRKFKERLVDVYKGKLPDSGNLSADDIRCKGCLSDDPFLFCRECAIKACTREKGYTGCHQCDAFPCRLIDEFPMPVGRKVMLRAIPYWRKHGTEKWVAEEEARYHCPACGHRLFRGAKRCNQCGTPVDLD
- a CDS encoding NUDIX hydrolase yields the protein MSPKHWEVLSSILDRSYRVFSIRTDRARSPRTAKAHDFFVLESSAWVNIIPLTSNGEVVLIRQYRHGIRDVTLEIPGGLVEAGDTPETAALRELREETGYHAGKAVELGTVHPNPAIQNNICYTYLANDVIPAGHQEQDDKEDIQVLLKPIEEVPALIRQGAITHALVLAAFYRYFMEYKRM
- a CDS encoding phasin family protein: MLDDIKKGLLAGLGMVFLTKDKIEETARKMVDEARMSKEDARRLTDELLETGEKQWSRIEENITETVHKGLRNLDVGSRKELDELKSRVQNLEERVSLLEAAKDPIEG
- a CDS encoding ABC1 kinase family protein, which gives rise to MEIKTLTNLGRFKDIVLTLLNYGFVDLVDRLDLPGKKLLPKSSRRELELGTWERIRRAMEDLGPTFVKFGQIMSLRPDLLPGPLIEELRKLQDEVPPEKPSDIRKVIEKALGSPLEQVFLSFETEPIAAASLSQVHRALLRDSRRVVAIKVQRPGIRSKIEKDLDILAYLLGRLNERVEEIRLYDLPGLLKTTRRNLLRELDFLREARAMQIARAQLSGMPGVYIPEPVSKYCTERLLVMDFVRGKKLKELPAEHIEEAENLAKLGLRITISQILEHGFFHADPHPGNLLVREGKELCLLDWGMVGRLTDQDRFDLIDLVRSVAEKDSKRLLDTLLLITSIEGTFDQRALERDLLDILDAYTSVPLQEINIGQALLDITALLREYRLRVPSDLAVMIKALVTAEGTARILYPDLNIIPEIEDQVRRLAVERYHPGFLWKNLRSTAGHLLSLHRNLPSHLSQIVDKVNRGDLSIRFEHENLGSLRKTLENIFNRLTLGVILAAMIIGSSMIITTGVKPFLFGYPALGVIGYIISGVLGLWLVFNILRTRRF